In one Chionomys nivalis chromosome 13, mChiNiv1.1, whole genome shotgun sequence genomic region, the following are encoded:
- the Rpp40 gene encoding ribonuclease P protein subunit p40 translates to MATLRRLQETPRHLLVCEKSNFGHNKSRHKHLVETHYHNYRVSFLIPECGMLSKELKSLVMEIGPYYSVKSLPLHELITHEFIQTFVKKGSFSALTYNASIDEDNAVALLPNGKLILSLDKDTYEETGLQGHPSRCSVRKPMRFVISIDLMDLSLNLDSKKYERISWSFKEKKPLKFDFLLAWHPTGAEESTVRSYFSKYQIQEHQPKVALSTVRELQCPVLKSSSLTGEPEEACSALELLDWLGAVFCNADLNNQPYNFISTYCCPQPSTVIAQACLCTITGFILPEKIQVLLEQLRHYFDEPKLAPWVTLSVQGFADSPVSWRENEHGFQKGGEHLYNFVVFRNQDYWLQMAVGANDDCPP, encoded by the exons ATGGCCACGCTGCGCAGACTGCAAGAGACTCCCCGGCACTTACTGGTCTGTGAGAAATCCAACTTCGGCCACAACAAGTCTCGCCATAAACATCTCGTGGAGACGCACTATCATAACTACAGG GTTTCATTTCTTATTCCTGAATGTGGGATGCTGTCAAAAGAACTGAAAAGCCTGGTTATGGAAATTGGGCCCTATTACTCTGTGAAGAGCTTACCTCTTCATGAATTAATTACACATGAATTCATCCAGACCTttgtaaagaaag GTTCATTCTCTGCATTAACATATAATGCAAGTATCGATGAAGACAATGCTGTTGCCCTCCTACCGAATG gaaaattaattttatcattagATAAAGATACTTACGAAGAAACTGGGCTTCAAGGTCATCCATCTCGGTGTTCTGTCAGAAAACCTATGAGGTTTG TTATCTCCATTGATTTAATGGATTTATCCCTTAACCTGGATTCTAAGAAGTATGAAAGAATATCTTGGTCCTTCAAAGAAAAGAAGCCTTTgaagtttgattttcttttggcGTGGCATCCTACAG GTGCAGAAGAATCAACAGTGAGGTCATACTTTTCCAAATACCAAATTCAGGAGCATCAGCCAAAAGTGGCCTTGAGCACAGTGAGAGAGCTGCAGTGCCCGGTGCTGAAGAGCAGCTCACTTACAGGAGAGCCGGAGGAAGCCTGCAGTGCCCTGGAGCTCCTTGACTGGCTTGGCGCTGTCTTCTGCAATGCGGACCT GAATAACCAGCCTTATAATTTCATATCAACCTACTGCTGTCCCCAGCCGAGCACAGTCATAGCCCAAGCTTGTCTGTGCACAATCACGGGTTTCATACTGCCAGAGAAGATACAGGTGCTTCTGGAACAGCTGCG tcactACTTTGATGAACCAAAGTTAGCACCGTGGGTCACCTTGTCAGTTCAAGGCTTTGCAGACAGCCCTGTTTCCTGGAGAGAGAACGAACATGGCTTTCAGAAAGGAGGAGAGCACTTGTACAACTTCGTGGTTTTTAGGAATCAGGACTATTGGCTTCAGATGGCCGTTGGGGCCAATGATGACTGTCCACCATAA